A DNA window from Halomicrobium mukohataei DSM 12286 contains the following coding sequences:
- a CDS encoding nucleoside deaminase yields the protein MADPDFEEFDHERHVQSAIDLARAAADRGDRPFGSVLVRDDEQIAAASNRVVTEDDLRRHPELDLALAAERSYTPEERARTVMYTSTEPCPMCAGGLRSVGLGRIVYSVGGDEIHEFTGGEPTVRSGAILDGVTDVTGPVCHEAGLAVHEAFDW from the coding sequence ATGGCAGATCCCGACTTCGAGGAGTTCGACCACGAGCGACACGTGCAGTCGGCCATCGACCTCGCCCGTGCGGCCGCCGACCGCGGTGACCGACCGTTCGGTTCCGTCCTCGTCCGTGACGACGAGCAGATCGCGGCGGCGTCGAACCGCGTCGTCACGGAGGACGATCTGCGACGCCATCCGGAGCTCGATCTCGCGCTGGCGGCCGAGCGGTCGTACACGCCGGAAGAACGCGCCCGGACGGTGATGTACACGAGCACGGAACCGTGCCCGATGTGTGCCGGTGGCCTCCGCTCGGTCGGACTGGGGCGGATCGTCTACAGCGTCGGCGGCGACGAGATCCACGAGTTCACCGGCGGCGAGCCGACGGTTCGATCGGGAGCGATTCTCGACGGCGTCACCGACGTGACCGGGCCGGTGTGTCACGAGGCGGGACTGGCCGTCCACGAGGCGTTCGACTGGTAG
- a CDS encoding succinylglutamate desuccinylase/aspartoacylase family protein: MDEARPFTYDGGRVDPGETENVRYTVSQTYLGDPVRMPVTIVNGEGAGPRLFLAAAAHGDELNGVEVVREVAHEWDLADLCGTLVCCPVLNVPGFIAQQRYLPVYDRDLNRSFPGRDDSTGAKRIANEIFRNFVAPCDYGLDFHTSTRGRTNMLHVRADMADERVARLAKSFATNVVIASDGPGGTLRREATDAGVPTVTVEMGEAHRFQRDLIDRALVGVRSVLAEFGLLPSASVHWPGWRTIIDGSDEKTWIRADAGGLVDMHFDRGAFVEAGDPICTIANPFKTDRTVVEAPFTGLLVGVLENPLVYPGNPLCHLVKLDDRTQRALERNGGIDDRA, translated from the coding sequence ATGGACGAAGCGCGGCCGTTCACCTACGACGGCGGACGGGTGGACCCCGGCGAGACCGAGAACGTCAGATACACGGTCAGCCAGACGTATCTCGGCGATCCCGTCCGGATGCCGGTCACGATCGTCAACGGCGAGGGCGCGGGGCCGAGGCTGTTTCTCGCGGCGGCGGCCCACGGCGACGAACTCAACGGCGTCGAGGTCGTCCGCGAGGTCGCCCACGAGTGGGATCTCGCCGACCTCTGCGGGACGCTGGTCTGCTGTCCCGTCCTGAACGTTCCGGGGTTCATCGCCCAGCAGCGGTACCTCCCGGTCTACGATCGGGACCTGAACCGCTCGTTTCCGGGCCGAGACGACTCGACGGGCGCAAAGCGGATCGCCAACGAGATCTTCCGGAACTTCGTTGCACCCTGTGACTACGGGCTCGACTTCCACACCTCCACGCGCGGACGGACCAACATGCTCCACGTGCGGGCCGACATGGCGGACGAGCGGGTCGCGCGACTGGCGAAGTCGTTCGCGACGAACGTCGTCATCGCCTCGGACGGTCCCGGGGGAACGCTGCGACGCGAGGCGACCGACGCGGGCGTCCCGACCGTCACCGTCGAGATGGGGGAAGCCCACCGCTTCCAGCGGGACCTGATCGACCGAGCGCTCGTCGGCGTCCGCTCGGTCCTGGCGGAGTTCGGCCTCCTGCCCAGCGCGTCCGTCCACTGGCCGGGCTGGCGGACGATCATCGACGGGAGCGACGAGAAGACGTGGATCCGGGCCGACGCTGGGGGCCTCGTCGACATGCACTTCGACCGCGGTGCCTTCGTCGAGGCGGGCGACCCGATCTGTACGATCGCCAACCCCTTCAAGACCGATCGGACGGTCGTCGAAGCACCGTTCACCGGACTGCTGGTCGGGGTGCTGGAGAACCCGCTCGTCTACCCCGGCAACCCGCTCTGTCACCTCGTGAAACTCGACGACCGGACCCAGCGCGCGCTGGAGCGCAACGGCGGGATCGACGATCGCGCGTGA
- a CDS encoding acyl-CoA dehydrogenase family protein, with the protein MDFDLTDEQRQVRDEVRRFAENEIKPDATEYDTEEKYPREIVEQAAEIGLTGANIPVEYGGVGYDTLTNAIIAEELFAADPGIGLCIQSTAFGADALVGFGTEEQKEAFLEPVATGDAIMGAAISEPDVGSDVSSVSTRAEKDGDEWVINGNKMWITNGSIGDYFVVLCKTDPEAEGRYNGFSQIVVEADRDGFEADKITGKLGIRASDTAELILDDVRVPEENLVGTRGAGFLQLMQFFDETRTGVAAQAVGIAKGAAERALDYAEDREQFSKPISEFQAIQHKLSEMHTQVEAARMLTYKSAWSVDNEDDQLTMLASMAKEFASRVAVEVADEAVQIHGGAGYVNDFDVERFYRDAKITQIYEGTSEIQKNIIARELLGKGMT; encoded by the coding sequence GACGAGGTGCGACGGTTCGCGGAAAACGAGATCAAACCCGACGCGACCGAGTACGACACCGAGGAGAAGTATCCCCGTGAGATCGTCGAGCAGGCGGCCGAGATCGGACTCACGGGCGCGAACATTCCCGTCGAGTACGGCGGGGTCGGCTACGACACGCTGACCAACGCGATCATCGCCGAAGAGCTGTTCGCGGCCGATCCCGGCATCGGACTCTGCATCCAGTCGACCGCCTTCGGGGCGGACGCTCTCGTCGGCTTCGGGACGGAGGAACAGAAAGAGGCGTTCCTCGAACCGGTCGCGACTGGCGACGCGATCATGGGTGCGGCGATCTCCGAACCCGACGTGGGGTCGGACGTGTCTTCGGTGTCGACGCGGGCGGAGAAAGACGGCGACGAGTGGGTGATCAACGGCAACAAAATGTGGATTACTAACGGTTCGATCGGAGACTACTTCGTCGTACTCTGTAAAACAGATCCGGAGGCGGAGGGCCGGTACAACGGCTTCTCCCAGATCGTCGTCGAGGCCGATCGCGACGGATTCGAAGCCGACAAGATCACCGGCAAGCTCGGCATCCGCGCGTCGGACACCGCCGAGTTGATCCTCGACGACGTGCGCGTCCCCGAGGAGAACCTCGTCGGGACCCGCGGCGCGGGCTTCCTCCAGCTCATGCAGTTCTTCGACGAGACCCGGACGGGCGTCGCCGCACAGGCCGTCGGGATCGCGAAGGGAGCCGCCGAGCGTGCGCTCGACTACGCCGAGGACCGCGAGCAGTTCTCCAAACCGATCAGCGAGTTCCAGGCGATCCAGCACAAGCTCTCCGAGATGCACACGCAGGTCGAAGCCGCCCGGATGCTCACATACAAGTCCGCCTGGAGCGTCGACAACGAGGACGACCAGCTGACGATGCTGGCCTCGATGGCCAAGGAGTTCGCCTCGCGCGTCGCCGTCGAAGTCGCCGACGAGGCCGTCCAGATCCACGGTGGTGCCGGCTACGTCAACGACTTCGACGTCGAGCGGTTCTACCGCGACGCCAAGATCACCCAGATCTACGAGGGGACCAGCGAGATCCAGAAGAACATCATCGCACGCGAGCTGCTCGGCAAAGGGATGACCTAA
- a CDS encoding succinate dehydrogenase hydrophobic membrane anchor subunit, whose translation MAEHYSSFERKGSRWLLQRITAVFLIGVLAFHFMLLHFVNHAAEVTLAGTTTRMSSIGYFTTMWLFLVTATFHGVNGVYNALINQGLTGTRKRAVKWVLVVAGVLLIAQGTRVAVAMTNLI comes from the coding sequence ATGGCCGAACACTACTCCTCTTTCGAACGGAAGGGATCGCGGTGGCTGCTACAGCGGATCACGGCGGTGTTCCTGATCGGCGTGCTGGCCTTCCACTTCATGCTGCTGCACTTCGTCAACCACGCGGCGGAGGTCACGCTGGCCGGCACGACCACCCGGATGAGCTCCATCGGCTACTTCACGACGATGTGGCTGTTCCTCGTGACCGCGACCTTCCACGGCGTCAACGGCGTCTACAACGCCCTCATCAACCAGGGTCTGACCGGGACTCGCAAGCGAGCGGTCAAGTGGGTGCTGGTCGTCGCCGGTGTCCTGCTGATCGCACAGGGAACCCGCGTCGCCGTCGCCATGACCAACCTGATCTAA
- the sdhC gene encoding succinate dehydrogenase, cytochrome b556 subunit translates to MSQSYNRGTVEDFGRWRDFSAGMWAWIFHKFTGWVLVGYLFTHIAVLSTAIQGEALYNGTLQGLEALLVVRFLEVGLLAVAVFHILNGLRLLFVDLGIGLEAQDKSFYASMVLTGAIVVASIPTFLGGKLV, encoded by the coding sequence ATGAGTCAGTCTTACAATCGCGGCACCGTCGAGGACTTCGGACGGTGGCGGGACTTCTCGGCCGGGATGTGGGCGTGGATCTTCCACAAGTTCACCGGCTGGGTACTCGTCGGCTACCTCTTTACCCACATCGCCGTGTTGAGCACGGCGATTCAGGGGGAGGCACTGTACAACGGCACCCTGCAGGGACTCGAAGCCCTGCTCGTCGTTCGCTTCCTCGAGGTCGGCCTGCTCGCCGTCGCCGTCTTCCACATCCTCAACGGGCTCCGACTGCTGTTCGTCGACCTGGGTATCGGACTCGAAGCACAGGACAAGAGCTTCTACGCGTCGATGGTGCTGACGGGCGCGATCGTCGTCGCCAGCATCCCGACCTTCCTCGGGGGGAAACTCGTCTAA
- a CDS encoding DNA-3-methyladenine glycosylase family protein, whose product MSDPHDRLREDPDLGPLVETHGELTISPAEDLFARILTSIVRQQVSMASAAATRERLFDAVEVTPSGVLAADDDVLRDAGLSRQKTRYVNNVASAFEERGLSRTYFEDMDDDAVVDELTSITGVGEWTANMQLVFSLGREDVFPVGDLGIRTGMASLVDPEMTRAEMSAYAERWEPYRSYASLYLWRVEEDVEESVDEVESL is encoded by the coding sequence GTGAGCGATCCCCACGACCGACTCCGCGAGGATCCCGACTTGGGACCCCTCGTCGAGACCCACGGCGAACTGACGATCTCGCCGGCCGAAGACCTCTTCGCGCGAATTCTGACCTCGATCGTCCGCCAGCAGGTGTCGATGGCGTCGGCGGCCGCCACCCGCGAGCGACTGTTCGACGCCGTCGAGGTGACGCCGTCGGGCGTTCTGGCGGCCGACGACGACGTGCTGCGTGACGCCGGCCTCTCTCGACAGAAGACTCGCTACGTCAACAACGTCGCGAGCGCCTTCGAGGAACGCGGACTCTCACGGACGTACTTCGAGGACATGGACGACGACGCTGTCGTCGACGAACTCACGTCGATCACCGGCGTCGGAGAGTGGACGGCGAACATGCAGCTCGTCTTCTCGCTGGGCCGCGAAGACGTGTTCCCCGTCGGCGACCTCGGCATCCGGACGGGCATGGCGTCGCTCGTCGATCCGGAGATGACCCGCGCCGAGATGTCCGCGTACGCCGAGCGATGGGAACCCTATCGGAGCTACGCCAGTCTCTACCTCTGGCGCGTCGAAGAAGACGTCGAAGAGAGTGTCGACGAGGTCGAATCGCTGTGA
- the cysE gene encoding serine O-acetyltransferase codes for MFDRIADDIRFAKANDPAATSTLVVLLTYPGLHAVWWHRLAHACHRRGLALAAALLAYVGRFLTGIEIHPGATVGERVFVDHGMGTVVGETAEIGDEVVMYHGVTLGGKSSEPVKRHPTIEDRALIGADATLIGDITIGEDATVGAGSVVVDDVPPDTTVVGNPARPIDALEDEEGVPDADEDDGVHPDCAPGVEPRWREVQS; via the coding sequence ATGTTCGACCGCATCGCAGACGACATCCGATTCGCCAAGGCCAACGATCCGGCCGCAACGAGCACCCTCGTGGTGCTGTTGACCTATCCGGGACTACACGCCGTCTGGTGGCACCGCCTCGCACACGCCTGTCACCGCCGCGGTCTCGCCCTCGCCGCCGCCCTGCTGGCGTACGTCGGTCGATTTCTCACCGGCATCGAGATCCATCCCGGCGCGACCGTCGGCGAGCGGGTGTTCGTCGACCACGGCATGGGGACCGTCGTCGGCGAGACCGCCGAGATCGGTGACGAGGTCGTGATGTACCACGGCGTGACGCTGGGCGGGAAATCCAGCGAGCCGGTCAAGCGCCACCCGACGATCGAGGACCGCGCGCTGATCGGTGCCGACGCGACGCTGATCGGCGACATCACGATCGGCGAGGACGCGACCGTCGGTGCCGGCTCCGTCGTCGTCGACGACGTGCCGCCCGACACGACCGTCGTCGGCAACCCCGCCCGCCCGATCGACGCCCTCGAAGACGAGGAGGGCGTCCCAGACGCGGACGAGGACGACGGAGTCCATCCGGACTGCGCCCCCGGGGTCGAACCCCGCTGGCGGGAAGTCCAGTCGTAG
- a CDS encoding RimK family alpha-L-glutamate ligase, translating into MNDAADPTVGVLSLHNSKETKAILNAVDALGYDTEWLRAENTAVDVRDGDVTLEPDVDVVVNRLLLSSDEQPVEGIGLAHTLARLVPMLNPPEAITTALHKFATTMALAEAGVPVPDALLALSSERLNEGRARFGDRAVYKTAIGTHGGGTWLVDLDDPVNPQVGLRQAFLQEYLDVDDQRNHDLRVYVVDGVVVGAMNRYAPDGDWRTNVALGGDVEDVTDDLPPEVADMATTAADVLGLDYAGVDIIEGADGYFVLEVNPTAGFRGLFKATGTSPAPHIARLAIEAAGGSVADDDVERLAERLDDSRPVCTPTPAETEPREPAVVGYIEEVMVAGTRGTETVLAKSDTGATRTSIDSQLATRLGTGPIKDIVTVRSGSLKKGKSRPVVDLVVGVGGTQHTVTASIEDRGHMDYPLLLGRDILQHYRVDVTRRADADGELEAEEEEAGEE; encoded by the coding sequence ATGAACGACGCTGCGGACCCGACGGTCGGCGTTCTGAGCCTCCACAACAGCAAGGAAACGAAAGCGATTCTGAACGCCGTCGACGCGCTGGGCTACGACACTGAGTGGCTCCGCGCGGAGAACACGGCCGTCGACGTACGAGACGGGGACGTGACGCTCGAACCGGACGTGGACGTCGTCGTCAATCGGCTCCTCCTGTCCAGCGACGAACAGCCCGTCGAGGGGATCGGCCTCGCCCACACGCTGGCTCGGCTGGTCCCGATGCTGAACCCGCCCGAAGCCATCACGACGGCGCTACACAAGTTCGCGACGACGATGGCGCTGGCGGAGGCCGGCGTCCCGGTGCCAGACGCCCTGCTGGCGCTGTCCAGCGAGCGGCTCAACGAGGGGCGGGCTCGCTTCGGCGATCGCGCCGTGTACAAGACCGCGATCGGGACCCACGGCGGGGGCACCTGGCTCGTCGATCTGGACGATCCCGTCAACCCCCAGGTCGGGCTGCGACAGGCGTTCCTCCAGGAGTACCTCGACGTCGACGACCAGCGCAACCACGACCTGCGCGTCTACGTCGTCGACGGCGTCGTCGTCGGCGCGATGAACCGCTACGCACCCGACGGCGACTGGCGAACCAACGTCGCACTCGGCGGCGACGTCGAGGACGTGACCGACGATCTCCCGCCGGAAGTGGCCGACATGGCGACGACGGCCGCGGACGTACTCGGACTCGACTACGCCGGAGTCGACATCATCGAGGGAGCCGACGGCTACTTCGTCCTGGAAGTCAACCCGACGGCCGGATTCCGGGGGCTGTTCAAGGCCACGGGAACGAGTCCGGCACCCCACATCGCACGCCTGGCGATCGAAGCGGCCGGCGGGAGCGTGGCCGACGACGACGTCGAACGGCTGGCAGAGAGGCTTGACGACTCCCGCCCGGTGTGCACGCCCACGCCGGCCGAGACCGAACCCAGAGAGCCGGCCGTCGTCGGCTACATCGAGGAGGTGATGGTCGCCGGAACTCGGGGCACCGAGACGGTCCTCGCGAAGTCAGACACCGGCGCGACACGGACCAGCATCGACTCACAGCTGGCCACCCGTCTGGGAACCGGCCCGATCAAGGACATCGTGACCGTTCGCTCTGGAAGCCTCAAGAAGGGAAAATCCCGACCCGTCGTCGACCTCGTCGTCGGTGTCGGCGGCACCCAACACACGGTCACCGCCAGCATCGAGGACCGCGGGCACATGGACTACCCGCTCTTGCTCGGGCGGGACATCCTCCAGCACTACCGGGTCGACGTGACCCGGCGAGCCGACGCCGACGGCGAACTGGAGGCAGAGGAAGAAGAGGCCGGGGAGGAGTAG